The Kribbella sp. NBC_00662 nucleotide sequence GCCGTCGCTGCTGAACCTGCCGGACGGCTGTTCGTTCGCCGCGCGGTGCCCGTACGTCGAGCGCGTCAAGGGCGAGCTTTGCACCACCCAACTGCCGGAGCTGCTGCCGGTGGACGGCGCCGGTGCCCATACTTCCCGTTGTCACCTGCACGACAAGGCCTCGATCTACGAGGCCGAGGTCGCGCCGAGACTGGGCTGACGAGGGGACTGAGGAGATATGAGCGAAACGTTGCTGCAGGTCCGCGACCTGAAGATGCACTTCCCGATCAAGGAAGCGGCGGGTCTCGGCCGGACCAAGAAGGTCGTGCAGGCCGTCGACGGTGTCAGCTTCGATCTGAAGCAGAGCGGCAGCCTGGGTCTGGTCGGTGAGTCCGGTTGCGGCAAGTCGACCACCGGCCGGATGATCACCCGGCTGCTGACCCCGACGGCCGGCCAGATCCTGTTCAAGGGCACCGACATCGCGCAGCTGAAGGAGCGGGACCTGCGCCCGTTCCGCCGGCAGTTGCAGATCGTGTTCCAGGACCCGTACAGCTCGCTGAACCCGCGCCAGACGGTCAGCAACATCATCAGTACGCCGCTGCGGGTGCACAACCTGGTCAAGAAGGGCAAAGAACTGGCCCGGGTCCAGGAGCTGCTGGAGCGGGTCGGTCTGAACCCGGAGCACCACAACCGGTACCCGAACGAGTTCTCCGGCGGCCAGCGGCAGCGCATCGGTATCGCCCGGGCGCTCGCGGTGGAGCCCGAGGTGATCATCGCCGACGAGCCGGTGTCGGCGCTGGACGTGTCGATCCAGGCCCAGGTGATGAACCTGCTCGAGGACCTGCGGCGTGATCTCGGGATCGCGTTCGTGTTCATCGCGCACGACCTCGGCGTGGTCCGGCACTTCTGTGACGAGGTCGCGGTGATGTACCTCGGCAAGATCGTCGAGCAGGGCTCGCGGGACCAGATCTACAACGCCCCGCAGCACCCGTACACCCAGGCCCTGCTCTCGGCGGCGCCGGACCTCGGCACGATCCGCGGGGTCCCGCCGAAGGAGCGGATCCGGCTGGTCGGCGACGTACCTTCGCCGATCGACCCGCCGAGCGGCTGCCGGTTCCGGACCCGCTGCTGGAAGGCGGAGGACATCTGCGCCACCCAGGAGCCACTGCTGGAGATCAAGCCGCAGTCCACACCGGGCCACACGGCCGCCTGCCACTTCGCGGAGCCCAAGGTCGACCTGACCGCCGCCACCGCGTAACCAACGGAGATAGCCCCCGTCAACGGCGACGGGGGCTTTCTCGTGCGCCAACTTGCTCGTGGGGTCAGTGCTGCTCGGTGAGCAGGAGCCGGCCGAGGGCCGTCCAGCAGGCGCCCCAGAGGGCGATGGCGACGAAGTGCGGTACGTCGCCGAGCGCGAGACCGATCGGGATGGTCAGGGGCCAGAGCCCGGTGATCAGGGGGAGTGCCCGGGCCGGGCCGGACCACAGGCGGGCTCGGAGGATCGCGATCCCGGCGATGATCAGGCCGAGTGCGGACAGCATCATGAAGGCGCTGAAGAACGGGATCGCCCGGTCCTGGTCGGCCACCGCGTAGAAGTGCGCCAGGGCGAACACCGTCATCGTGACCGCGACGGCGCCCAGGACCTTGTGAGCAAGCGGTACGGCGGCCGTCGCGCGACGCAGGCCGAGTACGCCCGCGGTGGCCAGCAGAGCGCTCGCGCCGGCAAAGCCGAACCAAGCGCTGTCGGCGATGTTCGCGTCGACAGCGGCGACGATTCCGGCCGTGACGATGCCCAGTCCGCCGACGACGGTTGTCCAGCCGAGCGGACGTAGCGCGGGACGAACGGTGGTGGTTGTGATCGTGCTCATCGGAGGTTCCCCCTCGTGAAGCGTTTGTGATGTCTCCAGGCTCCGCAGGGACCGACCTGGGTCGACAGGGGACGGAACCCGGGCCGGCCGGGACATTTGCCTAGAGACACCGGGTAGCCCGGCACCGCACTATGGGCACTGTGAGCATCGATCGGCGGACCTGGGTGGGGCTTCTGCTCGGCCTTGTCCTGGTCGAGGCGGTGGCCGCGGTCGTCGGTGCGGTGGCGATCGGGCTCGATTACTCGCAGGCCCGCGACAGCTTCATGATCCCCAACGCCGTGATCGCCATCAGCTGCGCGGTATCGGGCGGTCTGATCGCGTGGCACCGGCCGCGGAACTGGCTGGGCTGGCTGCTCCTCGGCGCCGGGATCGCGCAGACGGGTACACCGGCGGTGACGCCGTGGCTGATCCAGGCGCTCGAAGGCACGGGTTCGGCACAGTTGCCTGCGACCCTCTATTCGGCGTTATGGCCGTGGTCCGTCAGTCTGTTCATCCCGTTGGCCTTGCTCGTCTTCCCGGACGGGAAGCTCCCGGGCCGGGGGTGGCGGGCGGTACTGGTTGTTGCCCTGGTCAACGCTCCGCTGCAGGTCCTGCTGTTCAGCGCGGACCGCAATCCGCTGGCTGCGGTCAGTGGCCTCGGCGCCGGGGCGCGCGATCGCTCCGTGTCGTGGCTCCGGGTTCCGGCGCTCGACGGACTCGTCCCGTTGCAGACGGCTTCGGACGTTCTGCTGGCCGGGACGTTGCTGGCGGCAATCGCCGGCATCGTGGTCCGCTACCGGCGTGGTGACGAGCGGACCCGCCGGCAACTGCTCTGGTTGTTGCTGGCAGCAACAGTCGCCGCCGTGCTGGTCGTGTCGTTGCGGTTCGCCGGTCCGATCGGCAGTACCGACTTCCCGATCATCGTGTTGACGCTCGTCGCGTTGATCCCGGCGTCGATGACGGTCGCCGTACTGCGGTATCAGCTGCTCGACATCCGGCTGGTGTGGTCCCGGACGGTGACGTATCTGCTGTTGACGGCTGCGGTCGCGGCGACGTACCTCGGGTTGGTCGAGCTGACCGACCGTTTGCTGCGCCCGCGGATCAACGCCAGTGGCGCCGTGCTGGCCACGTTGGTGGTGGCGATCGGGTTCGATCCGGTGCGGGTTCGGCTGCAGCGGTTCGTGGATCGCTTGTTCTACGGGGATCGCGGCAACCCGGTGCGTGCAGCGTCGTCGGTTGCGGCGCAGTTGACCGAGGCGTCGCAGCCGGCCGACGTACTGCCGGCGGTGTGCCAGGCATTGCGTCTTCCGTACGCCGCGTTGGTGGACGAGGACGGCGTGATTCGCGGGGAGCACGGGAGCCGACCGTTGGCCCCGGTGGCGATTCCTTTGCTGCATGCGGGTGAACGGGTCGGCGAGCTTCAGGTCGGTGTCCGGCCGGGGGAGCGCCGGTTGTCCGCGGCGGATCGGGTTGTGCTCGAGTTGATGGCCGCCCCGCTCGGTGTCGCCTTGCGGGCGCAGGCGCTGTCGGACGCCGTACAGCAGTCGCGGCGGGAGCTTGTCGTGGCGCGTGAGGAAGAGCGGCGGCGGTTGCGGCGGGATCTGCACGACGGGTTGGGCCCGGCTTTGACCGGGATCGGGTTCCGTGCCGACGCTGTGATGAACCTCGGGGACGATCCGGTGCAGTCGCTCGCCGCGGAGATCCGCGCGATCGTCGACAATGCGATTGCCGACGTACGGCGCCTGATCAACCAGCTGCATCCGTCCGCACTGGACGAGGTCGGGCTGGTGGAAGCGGTACGACGGCATGCGGCGCTCGTCGATCGTCGGGGCGACGGATCGCCTTTGCGGGTGCGTGTCCGGGCCGATGGGGTGCCTGACGGACTGCCGGCGGTTGTGGAAGTCACGGCGTACCGGATCGTCACGGAGGCGTTGACGAATGTCGCGCGGCACTCGCGGGCGGGGGAGGCCGAGGTGCGGATCAGTGGTGATGCGCAGATGCTCAGACTGTCGATTGTCGACGATGGGCCTGCGGTCAACGGGCAATGGGTGCCGGGTGTGGGACTGACGTCGATGCGTGAGCGGGTGGCCGAGCTGGGTGGCACGTTGGCGGCCGAAGGTACTGCGACCGGCGGTCGGGTTCAGACCTGTCTGCCCCTGGAGGTCTCGCGATGACGGTCCGGGTGGTGCTGGCCGACGATCATCCCGTCGTGCGGGACGGGTTGCAGGTGCTGCTCGGCTCGGTGGACGGGATCTCCGTGGTGGGCGTCGCGGCCAGCGGGCCGGAGGCCGTCCGCGCCGCGGTGACGCTGCAGCCCGACGTACTCGTGATGGACATCCACATGCCAGGCGGTGACGGTGTCGCCGCGACGCAGGAGGTCGCTCGGGTGGCGCCGGCGGTCGGCGTACTGATGTTGACGATGCTGGACGACGACGAGACCGTGCGGGCCGCGGTGCGGGCCGGTGCAGCGGGCTATGTGCTGAAAGGGTCGTCGCAGCAACAGATCGTGCGGGCGATCCAGGCGGTCGCCGCGGGCGACTCGATCCTCGGGTCGGGAGTCGCGCGTCACGTACTCGACGCGGCCGCGGGGCGGGTGAGCGCACCGCCCGATCCGTTGCAGGCGTTGACGCCGAGGGAACGTCAGATCGTCGAATTGCTGGCGAACGGATTGTCGACGACCGCGATGGCGGCCCGGCTCG carries:
- a CDS encoding ABC transporter ATP-binding protein — translated: MSETLLQVRDLKMHFPIKEAAGLGRTKKVVQAVDGVSFDLKQSGSLGLVGESGCGKSTTGRMITRLLTPTAGQILFKGTDIAQLKERDLRPFRRQLQIVFQDPYSSLNPRQTVSNIISTPLRVHNLVKKGKELARVQELLERVGLNPEHHNRYPNEFSGGQRQRIGIARALAVEPEVIIADEPVSALDVSIQAQVMNLLEDLRRDLGIAFVFIAHDLGVVRHFCDEVAVMYLGKIVEQGSRDQIYNAPQHPYTQALLSAAPDLGTIRGVPPKERIRLVGDVPSPIDPPSGCRFRTRCWKAEDICATQEPLLEIKPQSTPGHTAACHFAEPKVDLTAATA
- a CDS encoding sensor histidine kinase, with product MSIDRRTWVGLLLGLVLVEAVAAVVGAVAIGLDYSQARDSFMIPNAVIAISCAVSGGLIAWHRPRNWLGWLLLGAGIAQTGTPAVTPWLIQALEGTGSAQLPATLYSALWPWSVSLFIPLALLVFPDGKLPGRGWRAVLVVALVNAPLQVLLFSADRNPLAAVSGLGAGARDRSVSWLRVPALDGLVPLQTASDVLLAGTLLAAIAGIVVRYRRGDERTRRQLLWLLLAATVAAVLVVSLRFAGPIGSTDFPIIVLTLVALIPASMTVAVLRYQLLDIRLVWSRTVTYLLLTAAVAATYLGLVELTDRLLRPRINASGAVLATLVVAIGFDPVRVRLQRFVDRLFYGDRGNPVRAASSVAAQLTEASQPADVLPAVCQALRLPYAALVDEDGVIRGEHGSRPLAPVAIPLLHAGERVGELQVGVRPGERRLSAADRVVLELMAAPLGVALRAQALSDAVQQSRRELVVAREEERRRLRRDLHDGLGPALTGIGFRADAVMNLGDDPVQSLAAEIRAIVDNAIADVRRLINQLHPSALDEVGLVEAVRRHAALVDRRGDGSPLRVRVRADGVPDGLPAVVEVTAYRIVTEALTNVARHSRAGEAEVRISGDAQMLRLSIVDDGPAVNGQWVPGVGLTSMRERVAELGGTLAAEGTATGGRVQTCLPLEVSR
- a CDS encoding response regulator, translating into MTVRVVLADDHPVVRDGLQVLLGSVDGISVVGVAASGPEAVRAAVTLQPDVLVMDIHMPGGDGVAATQEVARVAPAVGVLMLTMLDDDETVRAAVRAGAAGYVLKGSSQQQIVRAIQAVAAGDSILGSGVARHVLDAAAGRVSAPPDPLQALTPRERQIVELLANGLSTTAMAARLALTPKTVNNNLSTIFGKLGVANRTEAALLARGALRPDRAPDGSGG